A region of Ferruginibacter albus DNA encodes the following proteins:
- a CDS encoding aspartyl protease family protein yields the protein MKKTICILLILLCHFCNAQNAAQASFLTSFNFEQFTGGIILVKATLNNFPDSLNFILDTGSGGISLDSTTCVEHGLDPVPSDTTITGMGGARKVKFLFNQTLHLPGLAISGLNFHINDYSLLTSVYGERIDGVIGYGFFNRYIVRIDFDSTKIEIYRPGKIQYPKQGYLLHPLFTSIPIQSVQLTDARPIDFNFYFDTGAGICFLMSEQFAQDSAVLLSKRKPVATFAEGVGGRLQMHLTVVNKIRIGKYKFRKVPAYIYKDDYNVTSYPYIGGLIGNDLWRRFNLMINYPNREIYLTPNTHFRDAFDYAYTGVSLYYENSLIVVDNIAPGSPAEKAGLKKDDIVIGVSNNFSNNIQQYKLLLQSPHEKIRLYINRNGQLLDLILKPQSIL from the coding sequence ATGAAAAAAACAATTTGCATACTGCTTATTTTATTATGCCATTTTTGTAATGCTCAGAATGCAGCGCAGGCAAGCTTTTTGACGTCGTTTAATTTTGAGCAGTTTACCGGCGGTATCATATTGGTGAAGGCAACCCTGAACAATTTTCCTGATTCATTAAATTTTATTTTAGACACCGGTAGTGGCGGTATCTCGCTCGATTCAACTACTTGCGTAGAGCATGGATTAGATCCTGTACCCTCTGATACCACCATTACTGGTATGGGAGGCGCACGAAAAGTAAAATTTCTATTTAATCAAACACTTCATTTACCCGGCTTGGCAATCAGTGGCTTAAATTTTCATATTAATGATTATAGCTTACTTACCAGCGTATATGGAGAAAGAATTGATGGGGTGATCGGTTACGGATTTTTTAACAGGTATATAGTGAGAATAGACTTTGACAGTACAAAGATTGAAATATACCGTCCCGGTAAAATTCAATATCCAAAGCAAGGCTATTTGTTACATCCTCTGTTTACAAGTATTCCAATACAATCAGTACAGTTAACAGATGCTCGTCCTATCGATTTTAATTTTTATTTTGATACCGGCGCCGGTATTTGCTTTTTAATGAGCGAACAGTTTGCACAGGATAGCGCTGTTTTATTATCAAAGAGAAAACCTGTTGCCACTTTTGCTGAAGGTGTTGGTGGCCGATTGCAGATGCACTTGACAGTGGTGAATAAAATACGTATTGGCAAATACAAGTTTAGAAAGGTACCTGCTTATATTTATAAAGATGATTACAACGTAACATCTTACCCTTATATAGGTGGATTGATTGGGAATGATCTATGGCGTCGTTTTAATTTAATGATCAATTATCCCAACAGGGAAATTTATTTGACTCCTAATACTCATTTCAGAGATGCTTTCGATTATGCTTACACCGGAGTGTCGCTTTACTATGAAAACAGCTTAATTGTGGTTGATAATATTGCACCGGGTTCTCCTGCCGAAAAAGCCGGTTTAAAAAAAGATGATATTGTAATAGGTGTTTCTAATAATTTCAGCAATAATATCCAGCAGTATAAATTGTTGCTGCAATCCCCTCATGAAAAAATAAGATTATACATCAATCGGAACGGACAATTATTAGACCTTATTTTAAAACCCCAAAGTATTTTATAA
- a CDS encoding M16 family metallopeptidase has translation MIHYEKFTLSNGLRVLVHPDKSTPMAVINVMYDVGAKDENPDKTGFAHLFEHLMFGGSINIPSYDEPLQLAGGENNAFTTNDLTNYHCQLPAENIETAFWLESDRMLSLGFNEKSLEVQRKVVSEEFKEHYINKPYGDVWHQIRELAYTTHPYKWMTIGKELSHVENATLQDVKDFFFKHYTPINAILVVAGNVEVDKIKELAEKWFGPIPAGTKYQRNIPIEPEQKIARKKQVHANVPLDALYKVWHIYPRLDKRYYTVDLMTEILSGGGSSRLVQSLVKEKQLFSGISCYHLGSTDAGLLTIEGKLVKGVKMEDAEAALNHELQLLQQQGISEEELHKVINKTESLLSFEDMSVENRATKLAMYELLGDVSLINTELDNYQSVTAEEIVNEAKKVFDPNNSNTLYYYSNN, from the coding sequence ATGATTCACTACGAGAAATTTACCCTAAGCAATGGCTTGCGAGTTTTAGTGCATCCCGATAAAAGTACGCCCATGGCGGTTATCAACGTTATGTACGATGTGGGAGCAAAAGATGAAAATCCTGACAAAACCGGCTTTGCGCATCTATTTGAACACTTAATGTTTGGTGGCAGCATCAACATTCCAAGTTATGACGAACCCTTGCAATTGGCAGGTGGTGAAAACAATGCGTTTACCACAAATGATCTAACAAACTATCATTGCCAGTTGCCGGCAGAAAATATTGAAACAGCTTTTTGGCTGGAAAGCGACAGAATGCTAAGCCTTGGCTTCAACGAGAAAAGCTTAGAAGTGCAACGCAAAGTTGTTAGCGAAGAATTTAAAGAACATTACATTAATAAACCTTATGGTGATGTTTGGCATCAGATAAGAGAGCTGGCATATACAACACATCCTTATAAATGGATGACGATCGGTAAAGAATTAAGTCATGTTGAAAATGCAACCTTGCAGGATGTAAAAGACTTTTTCTTTAAACACTATACACCAATCAATGCCATCCTGGTGGTTGCAGGTAACGTAGAAGTTGATAAAATAAAAGAATTGGCTGAAAAATGGTTTGGTCCTATTCCCGCAGGAACAAAATATCAACGCAATATTCCTATTGAGCCCGAACAAAAAATTGCCCGTAAAAAACAAGTACACGCCAATGTTCCGTTGGATGCATTGTATAAAGTATGGCACATCTACCCCCGTTTAGATAAAAGATATTACACGGTTGATTTAATGACCGAGATATTGAGTGGTGGCGGTTCTTCACGTTTAGTGCAATCATTGGTAAAAGAAAAGCAATTGTTCAGTGGTATCAGCTGTTATCATTTAGGAAGCACAGATGCAGGCTTACTAACTATTGAAGGCAAATTAGTAAAAGGCGTTAAGATGGAAGATGCTGAAGCCGCACTCAATCATGAATTACAATTATTACAACAACAAGGTATTTCCGAAGAAGAATTGCATAAAGTGATCAACAAAACAGAAAGTCTGCTTTCTTTTGAAGACATGAGCGTAGAAAATCGTGCAACCAAATTAGCCATGTACGAGTTGTTGGGGGATGTATCCTTAATAAATACAGAACTCGATAATTACCAGTCTGTAACCGCAGAAGAAATTGTAAACGAAGCAAAAAAAGTTTTTGACCCCAATAATAGTAATACGTTATACTACTATTCAAATAATTAA
- a CDS encoding M16 family metallopeptidase → MIDRTIAPSIKDAVEFDLKLKPYEKFVLDNGVEVYAVDAGVQEVLQLELVLYAGNSFETQNAVATATNYMLKSGTSGKTAFQLNEHFEYYGSFCKRACYNETAVFSLHSLTKHLSHLLPVMSEMLTDSIFPENELSIYKQNTKQALAVSLKKSDFVANRMIDVYLFGKDHPYGKYNNAEDYDALQTEQLKKYYQQYYLNGNCVIFVAGKLPKDLFQQLNNNFGKLALRPKPSALDLLSPSPVVEKKYRLQNDDNGVQGSIRVGRDFPNRHHPDFAKAMVLNSLLGGFFGSRLMSNIREDKGYTYGIYSYLQNSIQQSAWIISTEVGRDVCEPAIKEIYHELKTLQDKLVSDEELLLVRNFMMGSILGDLDGPFQIIGRWKNLILNNLDEQYFYSSVNTIKNITAAEIKQLAEKYFNPQDFYELVVI, encoded by the coding sequence ATGATCGACAGAACAATAGCTCCATCCATAAAAGACGCAGTAGAATTTGATCTAAAATTAAAGCCATACGAAAAATTTGTATTAGACAATGGCGTAGAAGTATATGCTGTAGATGCAGGTGTACAGGAAGTATTGCAATTGGAATTAGTATTGTATGCAGGCAATAGTTTTGAAACACAAAATGCTGTAGCCACTGCAACTAATTACATGTTAAAGTCGGGCACATCCGGTAAAACAGCCTTTCAATTAAACGAACACTTTGAATATTACGGTTCATTTTGCAAGCGGGCTTGTTATAATGAAACAGCTGTTTTCTCTTTGCATTCACTAACCAAACATTTATCACACTTATTACCTGTAATGAGTGAAATGCTTACTGATTCTATCTTTCCTGAAAATGAATTGAGTATCTATAAGCAAAACACCAAGCAAGCGTTGGCTGTTAGTTTAAAGAAAAGTGATTTTGTTGCAAACAGGATGATCGATGTTTATCTTTTTGGAAAAGATCATCCGTATGGAAAATATAACAATGCCGAAGATTATGATGCACTACAAACGGAACAACTTAAAAAATATTACCAACAATATTATTTAAATGGTAACTGTGTAATTTTTGTTGCGGGTAAATTACCTAAAGATTTGTTTCAACAACTCAATAACAATTTTGGCAAGCTAGCCTTACGTCCAAAACCTTCAGCTTTAGACCTTTTATCTCCTTCTCCGGTGGTAGAAAAAAAATATCGTTTGCAAAACGATGATAATGGTGTACAGGGTTCAATAAGAGTAGGAAGAGATTTTCCCAATCGCCATCACCCTGATTTTGCAAAAGCAATGGTGTTGAATAGTTTGCTTGGCGGTTTCTTTGGTTCACGTTTAATGAGCAACATCCGTGAAGATAAAGGTTATACCTACGGTATATACAGCTATCTCCAAAACAGTATTCAGCAAAGCGCATGGATAATCAGCACAGAAGTCGGGCGTGATGTTTGTGAGCCAGCTATCAAAGAAATTTATCATGAACTTAAAACATTGCAGGATAAGTTAGTAAGTGATGAAGAATTATTATTGGTACGCAATTTTATGATGGGCAGTATTCTCGGTGATTTAGATGGCCCGTTCCAGATCATCGGCAGATGGAAAAATCTTATTTTAAATAACCTGGATGAACAATACTTTTATAGTTCAGTCAACACTATAAAAAATATTACCGCGGCTGAAATAAAACAGTTGGCAGAAAAATATTTTAACCCGCAAGATTTCTACGAATTAGTCGTTATATAA
- a CDS encoding phage holin family protein, whose amino-acid sequence MKFLLKILITTVNVFILAYILPGVDIVNNNIFTAVIVAFVLAILDSFVKPILILFTLPATIFTLGLFLFVINACIILIGAYFVHGFKVDSFWHALLFSVFLSFFNSFIHKRAFSDEKGNK is encoded by the coding sequence ATGAAGTTTTTATTAAAAATATTGATCACTACCGTTAATGTTTTTATACTGGCGTATATATTACCGGGCGTTGATATTGTGAATAACAATATTTTTACGGCAGTAATAGTGGCGTTTGTATTAGCCATTTTGGATTCATTTGTAAAGCCAATATTGATCTTATTTACGCTACCCGCTACCATTTTCACGCTCGGTTTGTTTTTGTTTGTCATCAATGCCTGTATTATTTTGATCGGCGCATATTTTGTACACGGTTTTAAAGTAGATAGCTTCTGGCATGCATTATTGTTCAGCGTATTCCTTTCATTTTTCAATTCTTTCATTCACAAACGAGCCTTTTCCGACGAAAAGGGTAATAAATAG